A single Diceros bicornis minor isolate mBicDic1 chromosome 7, mDicBic1.mat.cur, whole genome shotgun sequence DNA region contains:
- the LOC131408084 gene encoding olfactomedin-4-like: protein MSLRLPFLLALLFLLGPAAGAWGDLGTLASGPSPSSFPTYDFGSSFTSGSGPSSVSQSFSNFTGSKDDSGTCQCSVILPDTTFPVERVERLEYTANILSEKFKTELSKVKEYVHLISVYEEKLINLTVRVEIMEKDTISYTELDFELIKIEVKEMQKLIIRLKESFVGSSEIVDQLEVEIRNLTLVVEKLETLDKNNVLAIRREIVALKTRLKECEASKESVPATVPPPAPGSCSHGGVVNISRPAIVQLNWRGFSYKYGAWGRDYSPENPEKGLYWVAPLNTDGKLLEYYRLYNTLEDLLLYTYAQQYQIAYGQGSGTAVYKNNMYVNWYNTRNIAKVNLTTNKVAVTRTLPDAAYNNRFSYANVNWQDIDLAVDENGLWVIYATEASTGNMVISKLNETSLVVLNTWHTKQYKPSVSNAFMVCGVLYATRTVNTKTEEIFYYYDTNTGKEGTLDITMHKMQEKVQSINYHPFDQKLFVYNDGYLLNYDVFFK from the exons ATGAGCCTGCGCCTTCCCTTCCTGCTGGCTCTACTGTTCCTCCTTGGCCCAGCCGCAGGGGCCTGGGGGGATTTGGGGACCCTGGCTTCTGgtcccagccccagctccttccccaCCTATGACTTTGGCTCCAGCTTCACCTCTG gctctgGCCCCAGCTCCGTGTCCCAG TCATTTTCCAATTTCACTGGCTCCAAGGATGATAGCGGGACCTGCCAGTGCTCCGTTATCCTGCCGGACACCACCTTTCCTGTGGAGAGAGTGGAACGCTTGGAATACACAGCTAACATTCTCTCCGAGAAGTTCAAGACAGAGCTTTCTAAA GTGAAGGAGTATGTCCATTTAATCAGTGTGTATGAAGAGAAACTCATAAACCTAACTGTCCGAGTAGAGATCATGGAAAAGGATACCATTTCTTACACTGAACTGGACTTTGAGCTGATCAAGATAGAAGTGAAGGAGATGCAGAAACTGATCATACGGTTGAAGGAGAGTTTTGTTGGAAGCTCAGAAATTGTTGACCAGCTGGAAGTGGAG atAAGGAATTTGACTCTTGTGGTAGAGAAACTGGAGACACTAGACAAAAACAATGTCCTTGCCATTCGCCGAGAAATTGTGGCTCTGAAGACCAGGCTAAAAGAATGTGAAGCCTCTAAAGAAAGTGTTCCTGCCACCgtccctcctcctgctccag GGAGCTGTAGTCATGGTGGTGTGGTGAACATCAGCAGACCGGCCATAGTTCAGCTCAACTGGAGAGGGTTCTCCTACAAGTATGGTGCCTGGGGTCGGGATTACTCTCCTGAAAATCCAGAGAAAGGGCTGTATTGGGTGGCACCTTTGAATACAGATGGGAAACTCTTGGAATATTACAGACTCTACAACACACTAGAGGATTTGCTATTGTACACATATGCCCAACAGTATCAGATTGCATATGGCCAAGGCAGTGGTACAGCAGTTTACAAAAACAACATGTATGTCAACTGGTACAATACTCGGAACATTGCCAAAGTTAACCTGACCACCAACAAGGTTGCTGTGACTCGAACTCTCCCGGATGCTGCCTATAATAACCGCTTTTCATATGCTAATGTTAATTGGCAAGACATTGACTTGGCTGTGGATGAAAATGGATTGTGGGTGATTTATGCAACTGAAGCCAGCACTGGTAACATGGTGATTAGTAAACTCAATGAGACCTCGCTTGTGGTGCTAAACACTTGGCACACCAAGCAGTATAAACCATCTGTTTCTAATGCCTTCATGGTATGTGGGGTTCTGTACGCTACTCGTACTGTGAACACCAAAACAGAAGAGATCTTCTACTACTatgacacaaacacagggaaagagggcaCACTAGACATTACAATGCATAAGATGCAAGAAAAAGTGCAAAGCATTAACTATCACCCTTTTGACCAGAAACTTTTTGTCTATAATGATGGTTACCTTCTGAATTATGATGTTTTCTTCAAATAG